The Nodosilinea sp. PGN35 DNA segment GGGCGGGGGCACAAAGAACAGAGCCAGCCCGGCGGCGGCCAGGGTGGCCGCACCCAGGGCGGCGGGGGCGGCCCGCTTAGCGATCGGTTCGGTGGGGCGCACCAGCCGTCGCGACACCGCCTGAAACTGCCCCTTTAAGTCGGGCAGGGTTTGGCTGTCGGCCAGCAGCTGATCGACCGCTTCTAGAAGGTCATAGAACTGCACCGTGGTAAGTTTGACATCCAGCGGCGGCAGGGCGTTGACATCGCTGACCGGCTCACCCAGGGGCTGCTGCTGCACGATCAGGTGGTGATGGTAGGGGCCGTCTCCGGGCTTGATCTCCACCAGGGGTGGGGCCGCCCCGACGCTGCCGGGGTAGGGCACACCGCTGAGCAGCTGCTGACCATAGCGGCTCACGGCGGCCACCAGGCTATCTAAAAACTCCCGTCCCCCGGCCAGGGTGGCGTCGGTGGCACCGGGCAGATGGCACTCGGCATTCATCAGCACCGCCAGGGGGGACAGGGGGTCGCTGGCGTCGGCGCTGAGCCCCTCTAAGATCAAGTTGCAGTGGGGCAGGGTATATTGCCGCTGAACGGTCATGATACTTCTCCGTCGAACAGGCTGCTCCACAGGCGCTGAGGCCCAAGCACCCCAGAGCACAGCAACAGTTGTTGCAAAAGCTGAAGGGCCAACTCGTCGAGCTTGGCGTCGGTGCTGTAGGCGATTACCCCAGCCCGGCGGGGGTTCATGCGGGCGCGAAAGTGGCTGCGAAAGCGGCTCAGGTAGTCGGCCAGACGAAAGTGATGCTCAGGGGAAAGCTGTTTGTCGCTCAGCTGTTGGTAACCGACCAGCAGCTGGCGCACCAGCACCGTCAGCCGCCGCGCCAGGGTGCAGATAATAATCACTAAGGCCTTGGCCTCCTCTATCTGTAGGGGGCGGCGCTGGCTGTAGCGGCGCATGGGGTTAGTGCCCCGCAGCAGCCACAGGTGCACGCGCCCCTTCACCAGCCCCTCCAGGGCCAGCTCGCGGGCGGTGGCCAGCATCGCTTCGCCCCCGCCGAGGTCGAGGGCTTCGATCGCCAGCAGCAGCAGGTCAAGCTGAATGCGCGCCCGACGGGGGCAGTCATCGCTGGGCAGCCCTGGGTTGACCAGGGCATCGAGCACTAGGGGCGGCTGGGGAAGCGGCTGGGAAGCGGGCGGGCTATCTACTGGCATTCAGCTCTGGGGTTAATACGAACAGCATTCTATCAAAACACAGTTGGGCTCCGCCCGTCCGGAGAGATTGCCGAACCACGGTCTTAATCAGAGGGGGCGGTGACAGTCCATGCTCCTGGGGCAGGCACACAACTGACCTGGTACGCGGCTTGCGAAACCTCTAGTTCACATCCGACAGCTTATTCATCCCCTGCACGTACCACTTACCGTCCTGGCGCACCAGGTCGTACTGCATTCTCAGGGTGTCGTTGTAGGCGGCATTGGTGTTTTCAACGCCAAACTCAAACAGCCGGGCCTGCTCAGACACTACGGCGATCGCCTGTAGACTGTCGGCGGTGGGGTCGTCGGGGCTAACCGATTCAATCTCGACGTTGTGCTCGTATTCCCAGTACCAGCTTTCGGCGGCGGCGGCATCGGCCCGGCGAGTCCACTGGGTGAGCACCGGCTCGAGCAGAATGTCGTCGAGGCGATCGCCCTGGTAGCTTTCCCCCAGCGCCCCGCGCTTGATCTCCAGCCATTCGTTAATTACCCGCCCCGCCATGTCGTTGACGCCAATCTCGGTGGGGGCTGGCGGCGCGTCTGGAATTTCAAAGGCGGGCTGATCGACGCGAATGGCCAGGGGCTGGCCCGAAATTCTGGGGCCGCTAAACACCCCGGCCACCCAGCCCAGGGCCCGCATGGTGCCAAAGCCCAAAATACCGAGGCCCACCACCCCCGCCACCCCCACCAGGGCCAGCCGCCCCCAGCGAGGGGTGGCCGCACGATCGCGCCGTCCAGGGGCGATCCCAGGCGACAGCGCCTGACCGGGCGCTAGGGTGGCCGGCTCGGGG contains these protein-coding regions:
- a CDS encoding DUF3038 domain-containing protein, which gives rise to MPVDSPPASQPLPQPPLVLDALVNPGLPSDDCPRRARIQLDLLLLAIEALDLGGGEAMLATARELALEGLVKGRVHLWLLRGTNPMRRYSQRRPLQIEEAKALVIIICTLARRLTVLVRQLLVGYQQLSDKQLSPEHHFRLADYLSRFRSHFRARMNPRRAGVIAYSTDAKLDELALQLLQQLLLCSGVLGPQRLWSSLFDGEVS